One Phaseolus vulgaris cultivar G19833 chromosome 11, P. vulgaris v2.0, whole genome shotgun sequence genomic window carries:
- the LOC137829494 gene encoding G-type lectin S-receptor-like serine/threonine-protein kinase At4g03230, with protein sequence MVNIKRDTRRIVILNWSSSHMLSTFLFCALFITFSFKHCSATDAITINNFLQDWGGDTLISKGGKFELGFFTPNGSSSGRRYVGIWYYKLTPLTVVWVANRDKPLLDSWGAFGIGEDGNLKLLDRSGKAYWGTNLEGSASPHRTVKIMDSGNLIVSDEVEEQGDHQVKILWQSFANPTDTFLPGMKMDGNLALTSWRSYEDPAPGNFTFVHCQGENQYVIWKRSIKYWKSSVSNKFSGSDEMSPAISYLLSNFTLRVSPNDTVPFLTSELYSDSRLVMTHWGQLKYMKMDSEKVWLLVWVEPRDRCSVFNACGNFGSCNSKYDSMCKCLPGYKPNSIKSWNGGDFSGGCSRKTNVCSGDAERATFLSLKMMKVGNPDAQFNAKNEEECKSECLNNCQCYAYSYKGTEKDTVCWIWYEDLNNLEEEYEDGCDLHVRVAFSDIESTGNSCGTCGTNSIPYPLSTGPSCGDPMYFSFQCNNSSGELDFKTPGGTYQVISINPDTRKFLIHRKDVLNCDQGSRDKFLSLNQSFPFHLSGYCHANPSIFSSNAPMKQGVEIEFSWDPPCEPMCSSLLDCKDWPNSTCNITRDGKKRCLCNTDFIWDGLKLNCTLEGSNIYQLERQLSLPKIIVITFTTVIGLILLSTTVTCVYLRKRSQSKSQDSRGYVQKNSGFNLYDSEKYVRDLIESGSFKEDDAQAIDIPFFHLESILGATNNFANANKLGQGGFGPVYKGKFPGGQEIAVKRLSSCSGQGLEEFKNEVVLIAKLQHRNLVRLLGYCVEGDEKMLIYEYMPNRSLDAFIFDQKLCVLLDWDLRFKIILGIARGLLYLHEDSRLRIIHRDLKTSNILLDEEKNPKISDFGLARIFGGKETVGNTVRVVGTYGYMSPEYALDGHFSVKSDVFSFGVVVLEIISGKRNTGFYQPEHKLSLLGYAWLLWKERRELEFMDQTLSQTCNADECLKCVNVGLLCLQEDPNERPTMSNVVLMLGSESNTLPSPKEPAFVIRRCPSSRASTSSKLETFSRNELTVTIEHGR encoded by the exons ATGGTAAACATCAAGAGAGACACCAGAAGGATAGTTATCCTTAACTGGTCCTCCAGTCACATGCTGTCTACCTTCCTCTTCTGCGCCTTGTTTATCACTTTTAGTTTTAAGCATTGCTCAGCCACAGATGCTATAACCATTAACAACTTCTTGCAAGATTGGGGAGGGGATACTCTTATTTCAAAAGGAGGAAAGTTTGAGCTAGGATTTTTCACTCCTAATGGCAGTTCTAGTGGAAGAAGATATGTGGGAATATGGTACTACAAGTTGACTCCTCTAACAGTTGTGTGGGTTGCTAACAGAGACAAACCACTTCTAGATTCTTGGGGTGCTTTTGGCATTGGAGAAGATGGGAATCTAAAGCTTTTGGACAGAAGTGGGAAAGCCTACTGGGGCACAAACCTTGAAGGATCAGCTTCACCACATAGAACAGTGAAGATAATGGACAGTGGGAACCTTATTGTTAGTGATGAAGTTGAAGAGCAAGGGGATCATCAAGTTAAGATTCTGTGGCAGAGTTTTGCTAATCCAACAGATACATTCCTTCCTGGAATGAAAATGGATGGTAATTTAGCACTAACATCATGGAGAAGTTATGAAGACCCTGCACCAGGGAACTTCACTTTTGTGCATTGTCAAGGGGAGAACCAGTACGTCATATGGAAGAGGTCCATCAAGTATTGGAAAAGCAGTGTTTCAAATAAGTTTTCTGGAAGTGATGAGATGTCTCCAGCAATATCTTACTTGTTGTCAAATTTCACCTTGAGAGTATCCCCAAACGACACTGTTCCCTTTCTCACTTCAGAACTTTATAGTGACTCAAGGTTGGTGATGACTCACTGGGGTCAACTTAAGTACATGAAGATGGATTCAGAGAAAGTGTGGTTGTTGGTTTGGGTGGAGCCAAGAGATAGATGCAGTGTGTTCAATGCTTGTGGAAACTTTGGAAGCTGTAATAGCAAGTATGACTCCATGTGCAAGTGTTTGCCTGGGTACAAGCCTAATTCTATTAAGAGTTGGAATGGTGGAGACTTTTCAGGTGGATGCAGCAGGAAAACAAATGTCTGCAGTGGGGATGCTGAGAGAGCTACATTTTTGAGTTTGAAAATGATGAAAGTAGGGAACCCGGATGCTCAATTTAATGCCAAGAATGAAGAGGAATGCAAATCAGAGTGCCTCAACAATTGCCAGTGCTATGCATATTCATATAAAGGCACTGAAAAGGATACTGTTTGCTGGATTTGGTATGAGGACTTGAACAATCTTGAAGAAGAGTACGAGGATGGGTGTGACCTGCATGTTCGCGTGGCATTTTCTGATATAG AATCCACTGGGAACAGTTGTGGAACTTGTGGTACAAATTCCATTCCATATCCCCTAAGCACAGGACCAAGTTGTGGTGACCCCATGTACTTCAGTTTTCAATGCAACAATTCCTCTGGTGAGCTTGATTTTAAAACTCCTGGGGGAACCTATCAAGTGATTAGCATAAACCCAGACACACGGAAATTCTTGATCCACAGAAAAGATGTACTTAACTGTGATCAGGGTTCAAGGGATAAGTTTCTGTCTCTCAACCAGTCATTTCCATTTCACCTTAGTGGCTATTGTCATGCTAATCCAAGCATTTTTAGTTCTAATGCTCCCATGAAACAAGGAGTAGAAATAGAATTCAGTTGGGATCCCCCATGCGAGCCTATGTGTTCTTCGTTGTTGGACTGCAAGGATTGGCCAAATTCAACTTGCAACATTACCAGAGATGGCAAAAAGAGATGTCTTTGCAACACAGACTTTATTTGGGATGGGTTGAAATTAAACTGCACTCTAG AAGGCAGTAACATCTATCAATTAGAAAGGCAACTCTCCTTACCTAAGATCATTGTAATTACTTTTACAACTGTGATTGGATTAATTCTTCTGTCGACTACTGTTACATGTGTGTACTTGAGGAAAAGAAGCCAGAGCAAATCACAAG ATAGCAGGGGATATGTACAGAAAaactcagggtttaacttgtaTGACAGTGAGAAATATGTCAGAGACTTGATTGAATCTGGTAGTTTCAAAGAAGATGATGCACAGGCCATAGATATTCCATTTTTCCATTTAGAAAGCATACTTGGGGCCACTAACAATTTCGCAAATGCAAACAAGCTTGGGCAAGGAGGGTTTGGTCCTGTCTACAAG GGAAAATTTCCTGGAGGCCAAGAAATAGCAGTAAAGAGACTCTCAAGTTGTTCCGGACAAGGTTTAGAAGAATTTAAAAATGAAGTTGTGTTGATTGCAAAGCTTCAACATAGAAACCTAGTGAGACTTCTGGGGTACTGTGTGGAAGGAGATGAAAAGATGCTAATATATGAATATATGCCAAATAGAAGCTTGGATGCTTTCATTTTTG ACCAGAAGCTGTGTGTTCTATTAGACTGGGATCTGCGCTTCAAGATTATTTTGGGAATTGCTCGAGGGCTCCTTTACTTGCATGAAGATTCTAGGTTGAGGATTATTCATAGGGACTTGAAAACAAGTAACATTCTACTAGATGAAGAGAAGAATCCTAAAATCTCAGACTTTGGCTTAGCCAGGATATTTGGAGGAAAAGAGACAGTAGGTAACACAGTCAGAGTGGTTGGAACATA TGGATATATGTCCCCGGAGTATGCACTTGATGGACACTTTTCAGTCAAGTCTGACGTCTTTAGCTTTGGTGTGGTGGTACTTGAGATAATTAGTGGAAAAAGGAACACAGGATTTTATCAACCAGAACATAAATTGAGTCTGCTAGGATAT GCATGGCTTTTGTGGAAAGAAAGAAGGGAATTGGAATTCATGGACCAAACACTTAGCCAAACATGCAATGCAGATGAATGCTTGAAATGTGTGAATGTGGGGCTGTTGTGCTTACAAGAAGATCCAAATGAACGTCCCACAATGTCAAATGTGGTTTTGATGCTTGGTAGTGAATCTAACACTCTTCCAAGTCCTAAGGAACCAGCCTTTGTTATCAGGAGATGCCCTTCAAGTAGAGCATCTACTTCAAGTAAACTTGAAACCTTTTCACGTAATGAATTGACAGTCACTATAGAACATGGGAGGTAG